One window of Toxorhynchites rutilus septentrionalis strain SRP unplaced genomic scaffold, ASM2978413v1 HiC_scaffold_95, whole genome shotgun sequence genomic DNA carries:
- the LOC129782500 gene encoding histone H1B-like produces MSDNNAATEAVGESPLAAPAVGSEKSPKKAGGKSAAAAAAAKKPKKPANHPPVNEMIVAAIRTLKERNGSSLQAIKKYLAGNYKADVAKLTPFIKKALKNGVVKGLFVQTKGTGASGSFKIPPKAKKEFTGEKKSGSSAKKAPAAAKKGTASGDKKSKKAAAEKKPKKATAAAGKKKAAAATGEKNTATAAKKPKAAAAAAAVKKVVASEKKTKAASAKAAKKTGSVKKAAATAPKQKPTKPSKTAAQKPKTPKPKKAAAAPKKATAAKK; encoded by the coding sequence ATGTCGGACAATAACGCAGCTACCGAGGCAGTCGGCGAGAGCCCGTTGGCGGCACCAGCCGTGGGCAGTGAGAAATCGCCGAAAAAGGCAGGCGGCAAATCagcggcggcagcagcagcagcgaagaAGCCGAAAAAGCCCGCCAACCATCCACCGGTTAACGAGATGATAGTGGCCGCCATCAGGACGCTGAAGGAGCGCAACGGTTCATCgctgcaggccatcaagaaatACCTGGCCGGCAACTACAAGGCGGATGTGGCGAAGCTAACTCCGTTCATCAAGAAAGCGCTGAAGAACGGTGTCGTCAAGGGCCTGTTTGTGCAAACGAAGGGCACTGGTGCGTCGGGCTCGTTCAAGATCCCCCCAAAGGCCAAAAAGGAGTTCACCGGGGAGAAGAAGAGTGGCTCGTCGGCTAAGAAAGCACCAGCAGCAGCGAAAAAGGGTACCGCTTCCGGGGATAAGAAATCCAAGAAGGCAGCCGCCGAGAAGAAGCCGAAAAAGGCTACCGCTGCTGCTGGCAAGAAGAAAGCTGCCGCTGCTACCGGGGAGAAAAATACAGCAACCGCAGCCAAAAAACCgaaagctgctgctgctgctgctgctgtgaagAAGGTGGTGGCCAGCGAGAAGAAAACCAAGGCAGCGAGTGCCAAGGCTGCCAAGAAGACCGGCAGTGTgaagaaagctgctgctacCGCCCCGAAGCAAAAGCCAACGAAACCCTCGAAAACCGCCGCACAGAAACCGAAAACGCCAAAGCCAAAGAAAGCAGCAGCAGCTCCgaaaaaagctaccgctgccaaaaagtga